The following are encoded together in the Drosophila sechellia strain sech25 chromosome 3R, ASM438219v1, whole genome shotgun sequence genome:
- the LOC6619243 gene encoding transcription intermediary factor 1-alpha isoform X4 encodes MDMDLEQLKNDFLPLIAGIKQEQLDAVPTDALPQMSTPNTASGAPTTSSLSSSSLSLSNPCDSAEKRSESNSSASAKFTLFKCVYCAQLLGSNDRPKLLECLHVACAQCVSTKFSELDRSLPPLIHCPVCDNASQQEFIVDNQFLIEQCTAGDSGDGVGHLGLTGEGQKSSAAASIQCSSCSDGAVATSWCVDCSEYICDSCVQAHQRLKITKDHTIKPKDEANNEQLAGAAGVDKLHMCQLHPQEKLSLFCETCDKLTCRDCQLSDHRDHKYKFAHEIATESRQALSTLVSEINYKRFLLSSATKVIDDRQQLIHDKKKDLIKEITAMAVKITNTVNTRGKQLIMRLNEVCDSKLKVLVEKKETLQLLSDNTDHCIDFMQNALEKGSDFAILSSKKSLVRHLQKLKCQRADIPNPEIPVRIQVQLNQVSDLQKVISQLGIIIVDGKPYPPTASPNGTPQPQHPPRQPPSPNMAPPLRPGLPPGMPAGLSPNGPPVNFGPQNGPPLYSNAAQQQFNNLSMSRSFPGDGSGKVRFGGMPPVGMQRHGQPHVSSSTHPQNMDISLRGLLNNQTAQSPNAHMAFNGPPSYPGGPQGAPAPAHQAMGPQMRPHFMPGQQGFSQGGGPGGGPRDANFMNNNARFQSQYQRMANHAQQAAAAAAMAGAAGGGGGQIPSPGALQRPPMMSNPMQNVSAMQNSLGFHGSQAGFNTGPPQTSPQLGGGGMHSLAKWHIPQSAQQSNMCSQQGPLLPFANGRQTSENFKISLKSPNTLKNSTPPSLGGGGAGHQGHGNGSSSAQLNAAALGLGPAVSILSNVTSTNPKTPSPSTHENTKDFTEPIDKVRDDSINDLIATIAKLDSNGVQVLPEGRTKTTSPQVHSSTDLSNTQEDDPNEDWCAVCLDGGELMCCDKCPKVFHQNCHIPAISSLPDESESWQCLLCVNIKELTKTEGSEKSSSGELSALELRILQRICLELYCQYEQSLNFREPESPANTSYYEIVSSPMSLDVIRTRLDPSSPNHYKDIAGFVSDVRLIFSNTYLFYQEDTKTYSNAKYLENFFEEQLAKWLPQFEGTKPQGKRNTSNSPALLGLNATGSPSPIENGRKSCGSASLGDSDGACLPAKRARRSAHE; translated from the exons ATGGATATGGATTTGGAGCAGCTAAAGAACGACTTCCTGCCGCTTATCGCCGGGATCaagcaggagcagctggaCGCCGTGCCCACGGATGCCCTGCCTCAGATGAGCACACCCAACACGGCCAGCGGAGCGCCAACCACCTCGTCATTGAGCTCCTCTTCGCTGAGTCTGAGCAACCCCTGCGACAGTGCCGAGAAAAGG TCGGAGTCAAACTCTTCGGCATCAGCCAAGTTCACCCTTTTCAAGTGCGTTTACTGCGCTCAACTCCTCGGATCCAACGATCGACCCAAGCTGCTAGAATGCCTTCACGTGGCCTGTGCCCAGTGCGTGAGCACCAAGTTCTCAGAGCTGGACCGTTCCCTGCCACCATTGATCCATTGTCCGGTATGCGACAATGCGTCGCAGCAGGAGTTCATCGTGGACAACCAGTTCCTCATTGAGCAGTGCACCGCCGGAGACAGTGGCGATGGGGTCGGTCATCTGGGTCTGACTGGCGAGGGTCAGAAGAGCTCCGCTGCGGCGAGCATCCaatgcagcagctgctccgaTGGTGCGGTGGCCACGTCGTGGTGCGTTGACTGCTCGGAGTATATTTGCGACAGTTGTGTGCAGGCTCACCAGCGCCTGAAGATCACCAAGGACCACACGATCAAGCCCAAAGACGAGGCCAACAACGAGCAGCTGGCCGGAGCTGCCGGGGTGGACAAGCTGCACATGTGCCAGTTGCATCCGCAGGAGAAACTTTCGCTGTTTTGCGAGACCTGCGACAAGCTCACTTGTCGGGATTGCCAGTTGAGCGACCATCGGGATCACAAATATAAGTTCGCGCACGAGATTGCCACGGAATCACGACAGGCGCTGTCCACACTCGTTTCCGAAATCAACTACAAACGCTTCCTTCTCTCCTCGGCTACCAAGGTGATCGATGACCGCCAACAGCTGATCCACGACAAGAAGAAAGACCTTATCAAGGAGATCACAGCCATGGCGGTAAAGATCACCAATACGGTCAATACCCGAGGCAAGCAGCTAATCATGAGATTGAACGAGGTGTGCGACAGTAAACTCAAGGTGCTGGTGGAAAAGAAGGAGACGCTGCAGTTGCTGTCCGACAACACGGACCACTGCATCGATTTCATGCAAAACGCGCTGGAGAAGGGCAGTGATTTCGCCATCCTCTCGAGCAAAAAGTCTTTGGTGCGTCACCTGCAGAAGCTCAAGTGCCAACGGGCGGATATCCCAAATCCGGAAATCCCAGTGCGCATTCAGGTGCAGCTTAACCAGGTTTCCGATCTGCAGAAAGTAATCTCGCAGCTGGGCATCATCATCGTCGATGGCAAACCGTATCCGCCAACGGCCTCGCCCAACGGAACCCCCCAGCCACAGCACCCGCCGCGCCAGCCTCCCAGTCCGAACATGGCCCCACCCCTGCGCCCTGGTCTTCCACCCGGAATGCCCGCTGGCCTCTCGCCGAACGGACCGCCCGTCAACTTCGGACCGCAGAACGGACCGCCGCTCTACAGCAATGCTGCCCAGCAGCAGTTCAACAATCTGTCCATGAGTCGCTCCTTTCCGGGTGACGGGTCAGGTAAGG TTCGCTTCGGGGGAATGCCGCCAGTGGGCATGCAGCGACACGGACAACCGCACGTGAGCTCCTCCACACATCCGCAGAATATGG ACATCAGCCTGCGGGGCCTACTGAACAACCAGACAGCGCAGAGCCCGAATGCCCACATGGCATTTAATGGACCGCCCAGCTATCCGGGTGGGCCGCAAGGAGCACCGGCTCCGGCCCACCAAGCGATGGGCCCGCAGATGCGTCCGCATTTCATGCCCGGCCAGCAGGGTTTCTCGCAGGGCGGTGGACCCGGAGGCGGTCCGCGGGACGCCAACTTTATGAACAACAACGCGCGCTTCCAGTCGCAGTATCAGCGTATGGCCAACCACGCTCAGCAGGCAGCGGCTGCGGCGGCCATGGCCGGAGCGGCGGGGGGCGGAGGCGGCCAAATCCCTTCGCCGGGTGCACTGCAGCGACCACCGATGATGTCCAATCCCATGCAGAATGTGAGTGCCATGCAGAAT TCGTTGGGGTTTCATGGGAGCCAGGCTGGCTTTAATACCGGCCCACCGCAGACCTCCCCGCAGTtaggcggcggcggcatgcACAGCCTGGCCAAGTGGCACATCCCGCAATCCGCACAACAGTCGAACA TGTGTTCGCAACAAGGTCCCCTTTTGCCTTTTGCGAATGGCCGCCAGACATcggaaaattttaaaatctcACTCAAATCTCCAAACACGCTCAAAAATAGCACCCCGCCCAGCCTGGGGGGCGGTGGTGCGGGTCACCAGGGCCACggaaacggctcctccagcgCCCAACTGAACGCAGCAGCTCTGGGATTGGGGCCAGCCGTTTCGATACTCTCAAACGTCACCTCGACGAATCCAAAGACGCCCAGTCCCAGCACCCATGAG AACACTAAGGACTTCACCGAACCCATTGATAAGGTGCGAGATGACTCGATTAACGATCTGATTGCAACCATAGCCAAGCTGGACTCGAATGGAGTGCAGGTATTGCCGGAGGGTCGGACAAAGACCACCTCGCCGCAGGTGCACAGCTCGACGGATCTGTCCAACACACAGGAAG ATGATCCCAACGAGGACTGGTGCGCCGTCTGTCTGGATGGAGGCGAGCTGATGTGCTGCGACAAGTGTCCGAAGGTTTTCCACCAGAACTGTCACATCCCCGCGATCAGCTCGCTGCCGGACGAGAGCGAGAGCTGGCAGTGCCTGCTGTGCGTCAACATCAAGGAGCTGACTAAGACGGAGGGAAGTGAAAAGAGCTCATCCGGCGAGCTAAGCGCCCTCGAGCTCCGTATCCTGCAGCGCATCTGCCTAGAGTTGTACTGCCAGTACGAGCAGAGTCTCAACTTCCGGGAGCCGGAGTCGCCAGCCAATACATCCTACTACGAGATTGTTTCCAG TCCCATGTCACTAGACGTTATTCGCACCCGCCTGGATCCATCCAGTCCGAATCACTACAAGGACATTGCAGGCTTCGTGTCCGACGTACGTTTAATATTCTCCAACACATACCTCTTTTACCAG GAGGACACGAAAACTTACTCCAATGCCAAGTACTTGGAAAACTTCTTCGAGGAGCAGCTGGCAAAGTGGTTGCCGCAATTTGAGGGCACCAAGCCGCAGGGTAAGCGAAATACCTCAAACTCGCCGGCGCTATTAGGTTTGAATGCAACTGGTTCGCCGTCGCCCATCGAGAACGGACGGAAGAGCTGCGGCTCGGCATCATTGGGTGACAGCGATGGTGCCTGCTTGCCGGCCAAGAGGGCGAGACGCTCGGCGCACGAATAG
- the LOC6619243 gene encoding E3 ubiquitin-protein ligase TRIM33 isoform X3: MDMDLEQLKNDFLPLIAGIKQEQLDAVPTDALPQMSTPNTASGAPTTSSLSSSSLSLSNPCDSAEKRSESNSSASAKFTLFKCVYCAQLLGSNDRPKLLECLHVACAQCVSTKFSELDRSLPPLIHCPVCDNASQQEFIVDNQFLIEQCTAGDSGDGVGHLGLTGEGQKSSAAASIQCSSCSDGAVATSWCVDCSEYICDSCVQAHQRLKITKDHTIKPKDEANNEQLAGAAGVDKLHMCQLHPQEKLSLFCETCDKLTCRDCQLSDHRDHKYKFAHEIATESRQALSTLVSEINYKRFLLSSATKVIDDRQQLIHDKKKDLIKEITAMAVKITNTVNTRGKQLIMRLNEVCDSKLKVLVEKKETLQLLSDNTDHCIDFMQNALEKGSDFAILSSKKSLVRHLQKLKCQRADIPNPEIPVRIQVQLNQVSDLQKVISQLGIIIVDGKPYPPTASPNGTPQPQHPPRQPPSPNMAPPLRPGLPPGMPAGLSPNGPPVNFGPQNGPPLYSNAAQQQFNNLSMSRSFPGDGSGKVRFGGMPPVGMQRHGQPHVSSSTHPQNMDISLRGLLNNQTAQSPNAHMAFNGPPSYPGGPQGAPAPAHQAMGPQMRPHFMPGQQGFSQGGGPGGGPRDANFMNNNARFQSQYQRMANHAQQAAAAAAMAGAAGGGGGQIPSPGALQRPPMMSNPMQNSLGFHGSQAGFNTGPPQTSPQLGGGGMHSLAKWHIPQSAQQSNMCSQQGPLLPFANGRQTSENFKISLKSPNTLKNSTPPSLGGGGAGHQGHGNGSSSAQLNAAALGLGPAVSILSNVTSTNPKTPSPSTHENTKDFTEPIDKVRDDSINDLIATIAKLDSNGVQVLPEGRTKTTSPQVHSSTDLSNTQEVNNKNEQKDDPNEDWCAVCLDGGELMCCDKCPKVFHQNCHIPAISSLPDESESWQCLLCVNIKELTKTEGSEKSSSGELSALELRILQRICLELYCQYEQSLNFREPESPANTSYYEIVSSPMSLDVIRTRLDPSSPNHYKDIAGFVSDVRLIFSNTYLFYQEDTKTYSNAKYLENFFEEQLAKWLPQFEGTKPQGKRNTSNSPALLGLNATGSPSPIENGRKSCGSASLGDSDGACLPAKRARRSAHE, encoded by the exons ATGGATATGGATTTGGAGCAGCTAAAGAACGACTTCCTGCCGCTTATCGCCGGGATCaagcaggagcagctggaCGCCGTGCCCACGGATGCCCTGCCTCAGATGAGCACACCCAACACGGCCAGCGGAGCGCCAACCACCTCGTCATTGAGCTCCTCTTCGCTGAGTCTGAGCAACCCCTGCGACAGTGCCGAGAAAAGG TCGGAGTCAAACTCTTCGGCATCAGCCAAGTTCACCCTTTTCAAGTGCGTTTACTGCGCTCAACTCCTCGGATCCAACGATCGACCCAAGCTGCTAGAATGCCTTCACGTGGCCTGTGCCCAGTGCGTGAGCACCAAGTTCTCAGAGCTGGACCGTTCCCTGCCACCATTGATCCATTGTCCGGTATGCGACAATGCGTCGCAGCAGGAGTTCATCGTGGACAACCAGTTCCTCATTGAGCAGTGCACCGCCGGAGACAGTGGCGATGGGGTCGGTCATCTGGGTCTGACTGGCGAGGGTCAGAAGAGCTCCGCTGCGGCGAGCATCCaatgcagcagctgctccgaTGGTGCGGTGGCCACGTCGTGGTGCGTTGACTGCTCGGAGTATATTTGCGACAGTTGTGTGCAGGCTCACCAGCGCCTGAAGATCACCAAGGACCACACGATCAAGCCCAAAGACGAGGCCAACAACGAGCAGCTGGCCGGAGCTGCCGGGGTGGACAAGCTGCACATGTGCCAGTTGCATCCGCAGGAGAAACTTTCGCTGTTTTGCGAGACCTGCGACAAGCTCACTTGTCGGGATTGCCAGTTGAGCGACCATCGGGATCACAAATATAAGTTCGCGCACGAGATTGCCACGGAATCACGACAGGCGCTGTCCACACTCGTTTCCGAAATCAACTACAAACGCTTCCTTCTCTCCTCGGCTACCAAGGTGATCGATGACCGCCAACAGCTGATCCACGACAAGAAGAAAGACCTTATCAAGGAGATCACAGCCATGGCGGTAAAGATCACCAATACGGTCAATACCCGAGGCAAGCAGCTAATCATGAGATTGAACGAGGTGTGCGACAGTAAACTCAAGGTGCTGGTGGAAAAGAAGGAGACGCTGCAGTTGCTGTCCGACAACACGGACCACTGCATCGATTTCATGCAAAACGCGCTGGAGAAGGGCAGTGATTTCGCCATCCTCTCGAGCAAAAAGTCTTTGGTGCGTCACCTGCAGAAGCTCAAGTGCCAACGGGCGGATATCCCAAATCCGGAAATCCCAGTGCGCATTCAGGTGCAGCTTAACCAGGTTTCCGATCTGCAGAAAGTAATCTCGCAGCTGGGCATCATCATCGTCGATGGCAAACCGTATCCGCCAACGGCCTCGCCCAACGGAACCCCCCAGCCACAGCACCCGCCGCGCCAGCCTCCCAGTCCGAACATGGCCCCACCCCTGCGCCCTGGTCTTCCACCCGGAATGCCCGCTGGCCTCTCGCCGAACGGACCGCCCGTCAACTTCGGACCGCAGAACGGACCGCCGCTCTACAGCAATGCTGCCCAGCAGCAGTTCAACAATCTGTCCATGAGTCGCTCCTTTCCGGGTGACGGGTCAGGTAAGG TTCGCTTCGGGGGAATGCCGCCAGTGGGCATGCAGCGACACGGACAACCGCACGTGAGCTCCTCCACACATCCGCAGAATATGG ACATCAGCCTGCGGGGCCTACTGAACAACCAGACAGCGCAGAGCCCGAATGCCCACATGGCATTTAATGGACCGCCCAGCTATCCGGGTGGGCCGCAAGGAGCACCGGCTCCGGCCCACCAAGCGATGGGCCCGCAGATGCGTCCGCATTTCATGCCCGGCCAGCAGGGTTTCTCGCAGGGCGGTGGACCCGGAGGCGGTCCGCGGGACGCCAACTTTATGAACAACAACGCGCGCTTCCAGTCGCAGTATCAGCGTATGGCCAACCACGCTCAGCAGGCAGCGGCTGCGGCGGCCATGGCCGGAGCGGCGGGGGGCGGAGGCGGCCAAATCCCTTCGCCGGGTGCACTGCAGCGACCACCGATGATGTCCAATCCCATGCAGAAT TCGTTGGGGTTTCATGGGAGCCAGGCTGGCTTTAATACCGGCCCACCGCAGACCTCCCCGCAGTtaggcggcggcggcatgcACAGCCTGGCCAAGTGGCACATCCCGCAATCCGCACAACAGTCGAACA TGTGTTCGCAACAAGGTCCCCTTTTGCCTTTTGCGAATGGCCGCCAGACATcggaaaattttaaaatctcACTCAAATCTCCAAACACGCTCAAAAATAGCACCCCGCCCAGCCTGGGGGGCGGTGGTGCGGGTCACCAGGGCCACggaaacggctcctccagcgCCCAACTGAACGCAGCAGCTCTGGGATTGGGGCCAGCCGTTTCGATACTCTCAAACGTCACCTCGACGAATCCAAAGACGCCCAGTCCCAGCACCCATGAG AACACTAAGGACTTCACCGAACCCATTGATAAGGTGCGAGATGACTCGATTAACGATCTGATTGCAACCATAGCCAAGCTGGACTCGAATGGAGTGCAGGTATTGCCGGAGGGTCGGACAAAGACCACCTCGCCGCAGGTGCACAGCTCGACGGATCTGTCCAACACACAGGAAG ttaataataaaaacgaacaaaaagATGATCCCAACGAGGACTGGTGCGCCGTCTGTCTGGATGGAGGCGAGCTGATGTGCTGCGACAAGTGTCCGAAGGTTTTCCACCAGAACTGTCACATCCCCGCGATCAGCTCGCTGCCGGACGAGAGCGAGAGCTGGCAGTGCCTGCTGTGCGTCAACATCAAGGAGCTGACTAAGACGGAGGGAAGTGAAAAGAGCTCATCCGGCGAGCTAAGCGCCCTCGAGCTCCGTATCCTGCAGCGCATCTGCCTAGAGTTGTACTGCCAGTACGAGCAGAGTCTCAACTTCCGGGAGCCGGAGTCGCCAGCCAATACATCCTACTACGAGATTGTTTCCAG TCCCATGTCACTAGACGTTATTCGCACCCGCCTGGATCCATCCAGTCCGAATCACTACAAGGACATTGCAGGCTTCGTGTCCGACGTACGTTTAATATTCTCCAACACATACCTCTTTTACCAG GAGGACACGAAAACTTACTCCAATGCCAAGTACTTGGAAAACTTCTTCGAGGAGCAGCTGGCAAAGTGGTTGCCGCAATTTGAGGGCACCAAGCCGCAGGGTAAGCGAAATACCTCAAACTCGCCGGCGCTATTAGGTTTGAATGCAACTGGTTCGCCGTCGCCCATCGAGAACGGACGGAAGAGCTGCGGCTCGGCATCATTGGGTGACAGCGATGGTGCCTGCTTGCCGGCCAAGAGGGCGAGACGCTCGGCGCACGAATAG
- the LOC6619243 gene encoding transcription intermediary factor 1-alpha isoform X2 produces MDMDLEQLKNDFLPLIAGIKQEQLDAVPTDALPQMSTPNTASGAPTTSSLSSSSLSLSNPCDSAEKRSESNSSASAKFTLFKCVYCAQLLGSNDRPKLLECLHVACAQCVSTKFSELDRSLPPLIHCPVCDNASQQEFIVDNQFLIEQCTAGDSGDGVGHLGLTGEGQKSSAAASIQCSSCSDGAVATSWCVDCSEYICDSCVQAHQRLKITKDHTIKPKDEANNEQLAGAAGVDKLHMCQLHPQEKLSLFCETCDKLTCRDCQLSDHRDHKYKFAHEIATESRQALSTLVSEINYKRFLLSSATKVIDDRQQLIHDKKKDLIKEITAMAVKITNTVNTRGKQLIMRLNEVCDSKLKVLVEKKETLQLLSDNTDHCIDFMQNALEKGSDFAILSSKKSLVRHLQKLKCQRADIPNPEIPVRIQVQLNQVSDLQKVISQLGIIIVDGKPYPPTASPNGTPQPQHPPRQPPSPNMAPPLRPGLPPGMPAGLSPNGPPVNFGPQNGPPLYSNAAQQQFNNLSMSRSFPGDGSVRFGGMPPVGMQRHGQPHVSSSTHPQNMDISLRGLLNNQTAQSPNAHMAFNGPPSYPGGPQGAPAPAHQAMGPQMRPHFMPGQQGFSQGGGPGGGPRDANFMNNNARFQSQYQRMANHAQQAAAAAAMAGAAGGGGGQIPSPGALQRPPMMSNPMQNVSAMQNSLGFHGSQAGFNTGPPQTSPQLGGGGMHSLAKWHIPQSAQQSNMCSQQGPLLPFANGRQTSENFKISLKSPNTLKNSTPPSLGGGGAGHQGHGNGSSSAQLNAAALGLGPAVSILSNVTSTNPKTPSPSTHENTKDFTEPIDKVRDDSINDLIATIAKLDSNGVQVLPEGRTKTTSPQVHSSTDLSNTQEVNNKNEQKDDPNEDWCAVCLDGGELMCCDKCPKVFHQNCHIPAISSLPDESESWQCLLCVNIKELTKTEGSEKSSSGELSALELRILQRICLELYCQYEQSLNFREPESPANTSYYEIVSSPMSLDVIRTRLDPSSPNHYKDIAGFVSDVRLIFSNTYLFYQEDTKTYSNAKYLENFFEEQLAKWLPQFEGTKPQGKRNTSNSPALLGLNATGSPSPIENGRKSCGSASLGDSDGACLPAKRARRSAHE; encoded by the exons ATGGATATGGATTTGGAGCAGCTAAAGAACGACTTCCTGCCGCTTATCGCCGGGATCaagcaggagcagctggaCGCCGTGCCCACGGATGCCCTGCCTCAGATGAGCACACCCAACACGGCCAGCGGAGCGCCAACCACCTCGTCATTGAGCTCCTCTTCGCTGAGTCTGAGCAACCCCTGCGACAGTGCCGAGAAAAGG TCGGAGTCAAACTCTTCGGCATCAGCCAAGTTCACCCTTTTCAAGTGCGTTTACTGCGCTCAACTCCTCGGATCCAACGATCGACCCAAGCTGCTAGAATGCCTTCACGTGGCCTGTGCCCAGTGCGTGAGCACCAAGTTCTCAGAGCTGGACCGTTCCCTGCCACCATTGATCCATTGTCCGGTATGCGACAATGCGTCGCAGCAGGAGTTCATCGTGGACAACCAGTTCCTCATTGAGCAGTGCACCGCCGGAGACAGTGGCGATGGGGTCGGTCATCTGGGTCTGACTGGCGAGGGTCAGAAGAGCTCCGCTGCGGCGAGCATCCaatgcagcagctgctccgaTGGTGCGGTGGCCACGTCGTGGTGCGTTGACTGCTCGGAGTATATTTGCGACAGTTGTGTGCAGGCTCACCAGCGCCTGAAGATCACCAAGGACCACACGATCAAGCCCAAAGACGAGGCCAACAACGAGCAGCTGGCCGGAGCTGCCGGGGTGGACAAGCTGCACATGTGCCAGTTGCATCCGCAGGAGAAACTTTCGCTGTTTTGCGAGACCTGCGACAAGCTCACTTGTCGGGATTGCCAGTTGAGCGACCATCGGGATCACAAATATAAGTTCGCGCACGAGATTGCCACGGAATCACGACAGGCGCTGTCCACACTCGTTTCCGAAATCAACTACAAACGCTTCCTTCTCTCCTCGGCTACCAAGGTGATCGATGACCGCCAACAGCTGATCCACGACAAGAAGAAAGACCTTATCAAGGAGATCACAGCCATGGCGGTAAAGATCACCAATACGGTCAATACCCGAGGCAAGCAGCTAATCATGAGATTGAACGAGGTGTGCGACAGTAAACTCAAGGTGCTGGTGGAAAAGAAGGAGACGCTGCAGTTGCTGTCCGACAACACGGACCACTGCATCGATTTCATGCAAAACGCGCTGGAGAAGGGCAGTGATTTCGCCATCCTCTCGAGCAAAAAGTCTTTGGTGCGTCACCTGCAGAAGCTCAAGTGCCAACGGGCGGATATCCCAAATCCGGAAATCCCAGTGCGCATTCAGGTGCAGCTTAACCAGGTTTCCGATCTGCAGAAAGTAATCTCGCAGCTGGGCATCATCATCGTCGATGGCAAACCGTATCCGCCAACGGCCTCGCCCAACGGAACCCCCCAGCCACAGCACCCGCCGCGCCAGCCTCCCAGTCCGAACATGGCCCCACCCCTGCGCCCTGGTCTTCCACCCGGAATGCCCGCTGGCCTCTCGCCGAACGGACCGCCCGTCAACTTCGGACCGCAGAACGGACCGCCGCTCTACAGCAATGCTGCCCAGCAGCAGTTCAACAATCTGTCCATGAGTCGCTCCTTTCCGGGTGACGGGTCAG TTCGCTTCGGGGGAATGCCGCCAGTGGGCATGCAGCGACACGGACAACCGCACGTGAGCTCCTCCACACATCCGCAGAATATGG ACATCAGCCTGCGGGGCCTACTGAACAACCAGACAGCGCAGAGCCCGAATGCCCACATGGCATTTAATGGACCGCCCAGCTATCCGGGTGGGCCGCAAGGAGCACCGGCTCCGGCCCACCAAGCGATGGGCCCGCAGATGCGTCCGCATTTCATGCCCGGCCAGCAGGGTTTCTCGCAGGGCGGTGGACCCGGAGGCGGTCCGCGGGACGCCAACTTTATGAACAACAACGCGCGCTTCCAGTCGCAGTATCAGCGTATGGCCAACCACGCTCAGCAGGCAGCGGCTGCGGCGGCCATGGCCGGAGCGGCGGGGGGCGGAGGCGGCCAAATCCCTTCGCCGGGTGCACTGCAGCGACCACCGATGATGTCCAATCCCATGCAGAATGTGAGTGCCATGCAGAAT TCGTTGGGGTTTCATGGGAGCCAGGCTGGCTTTAATACCGGCCCACCGCAGACCTCCCCGCAGTtaggcggcggcggcatgcACAGCCTGGCCAAGTGGCACATCCCGCAATCCGCACAACAGTCGAACA TGTGTTCGCAACAAGGTCCCCTTTTGCCTTTTGCGAATGGCCGCCAGACATcggaaaattttaaaatctcACTCAAATCTCCAAACACGCTCAAAAATAGCACCCCGCCCAGCCTGGGGGGCGGTGGTGCGGGTCACCAGGGCCACggaaacggctcctccagcgCCCAACTGAACGCAGCAGCTCTGGGATTGGGGCCAGCCGTTTCGATACTCTCAAACGTCACCTCGACGAATCCAAAGACGCCCAGTCCCAGCACCCATGAG AACACTAAGGACTTCACCGAACCCATTGATAAGGTGCGAGATGACTCGATTAACGATCTGATTGCAACCATAGCCAAGCTGGACTCGAATGGAGTGCAGGTATTGCCGGAGGGTCGGACAAAGACCACCTCGCCGCAGGTGCACAGCTCGACGGATCTGTCCAACACACAGGAAG ttaataataaaaacgaacaaaaagATGATCCCAACGAGGACTGGTGCGCCGTCTGTCTGGATGGAGGCGAGCTGATGTGCTGCGACAAGTGTCCGAAGGTTTTCCACCAGAACTGTCACATCCCCGCGATCAGCTCGCTGCCGGACGAGAGCGAGAGCTGGCAGTGCCTGCTGTGCGTCAACATCAAGGAGCTGACTAAGACGGAGGGAAGTGAAAAGAGCTCATCCGGCGAGCTAAGCGCCCTCGAGCTCCGTATCCTGCAGCGCATCTGCCTAGAGTTGTACTGCCAGTACGAGCAGAGTCTCAACTTCCGGGAGCCGGAGTCGCCAGCCAATACATCCTACTACGAGATTGTTTCCAG TCCCATGTCACTAGACGTTATTCGCACCCGCCTGGATCCATCCAGTCCGAATCACTACAAGGACATTGCAGGCTTCGTGTCCGACGTACGTTTAATATTCTCCAACACATACCTCTTTTACCAG GAGGACACGAAAACTTACTCCAATGCCAAGTACTTGGAAAACTTCTTCGAGGAGCAGCTGGCAAAGTGGTTGCCGCAATTTGAGGGCACCAAGCCGCAGGGTAAGCGAAATACCTCAAACTCGCCGGCGCTATTAGGTTTGAATGCAACTGGTTCGCCGTCGCCCATCGAGAACGGACGGAAGAGCTGCGGCTCGGCATCATTGGGTGACAGCGATGGTGCCTGCTTGCCGGCCAAGAGGGCGAGACGCTCGGCGCACGAATAG